A single Panulirus ornatus isolate Po-2019 chromosome 18, ASM3632096v1, whole genome shotgun sequence DNA region contains:
- the LOC139755140 gene encoding uncharacterized protein encodes MIEGRVTVFLLLGVSALVLSNTADEQQTQTSSHGGHGGGQDSYDLRAMCDNSSDQQECLRRVAVCQRVHRTTGRPGMYHESIIVCAEKLNITLPPVPPGGNGQITYRMWARANPQLRRQIFNCIHGGDANNGGSGGENRTILAMRVREMMSGVDEPELLQEMLDRVDSCPPGTGRLELYRCVMRGCATPQ; translated from the exons ATGATCGAAGGAAGAGTGACAGTGTTCCTCCTGCTAGGGGTGTCGGCCCTGGTCCTCAGCAACACAGCTGATGAGCAGCAGACACAGACCAGCAGCCACGGTGGTCATGGAGGAGGACAAGACTCCTATGATCTGC gGGCGATGTGTGACAACTCGTCTGACCAGCAAGAGTGCCTCCGCAGGGTAG CAGTGTGTCAACGAGTCCACAGGACGACAGGGAGGCCAGGCATGTACCATGAGTCCATCATCGTCTGTGCTGAGAAGCTCAACATCACACTCCCTCCAG TGCCCCCTGGAGGCAATGGACAGATAACCTATCGCATGTGGGCCAGAGCCAATCCACAGCTGAGGCGACAGATATTCAACTGCATCCACGGAGGAGAC GCGAacaatggtggcagtggtggtgagaacAGGACCATCTTGGCCATGAGGGTGAGGGAAATGATGAGTGGCGTGGACGAGCCAGAGTTACTGCAGGAAATGTTGGACCGAGTGGACTCCTGCCCTCCCGGCACTGGG CGTCTGGAGCTGTACCGGTGCGTCATGCGAGGATGTGCAACGCCACAATGA
- the LOC139754917 gene encoding uncharacterized protein, whose protein sequence is MGDCHSFIINTENTLCLLSSYDYCARRRKRLMLTNPSMQIFEVRAGAPHRPIATCFDHSAPGCHKYGRPECWGEMCDKCPDSCWNISQTHTQTSTRVWKRKRPTSMVTVDCDQGWQSIWSDDIYLEKKKGSRVYDLLFSVPLQLRVTLVYSDGTTADAYFLNFLFDSRRISVGKYTGGKAGNSWRAPFSDRGISSFPNTNCMPFFYPEGDSCTAGGVDPSQNAERGFAWVTNDARLDQTRIDKIILWVKPQLDQELTDGSQPN, encoded by the coding sequence ATGGGAGACTGTCATTCCTTCATCATCAACACCGAGAAcaccctctgtctcctctcctcctacgaCTACTGCGCCAGGAGGAGGAAGCGACTCATGTTGACAAATCCGTCAATGCAAATATTCGAGGTACGAGCTGGAGCGCCCCACCGACCGATAGCCACCTGCTTCGATCATTCGGCCCCTGGATGCCACAAGTATGGAAGGCCTGAGTGTTGGGGCGAGATGTGCGACAAGTGCCCTGACTCCTGCTGGAACatcagccaaacacacacacagacatcgaCTAGGGTGTGGAAACGGAAGAGGCCCACGTCCATGGTAACGGTGGATTGCGACCAAGGATGGCAGAGCATCTGGAGTGACGACAtttatttagaaaagaaaaagggttCCCGGGTTTATGACCTCCTGTTCAGCGTCCCCTTACAACTGAGAGTGACGCTGGTGTACTCTGATGGCACCACTGCCGACGCCTACTTCCTCAACTTCCTCTTCGACAGCAGACGCATATCCGTGGGGAAGTACACTGGGGGCAAGGCTGGCAACTCCTGGAGGGCACCTTTCAGCGATCGCGGAATCTCCAGCTTCCCCAACACCAACTGCATGCCTTTCTTCTACCCTGAGGGCGACAGCTGCACGGCCGGAGGCGTCGACCCCAGCCAAAATGCCGAACGTGGGTTCGCCTGGGTCACAAACGACGCCCGTCTGGACCAGACTCGCATCGACAAGATCATCCTGTGGGTCAAACCACAGCTCGACCAGGAACTAACCGACGGGTCACAACCTAACTAG